A single window of Montipora capricornis isolate CH-2021 chromosome 14, ASM3666992v2, whole genome shotgun sequence DNA harbors:
- the LOC138031664 gene encoding uncharacterized protein: protein MKVRSLRSKPANWLEDSSSDESEPVLSLNNVDSSITVQISGQRTKMIVDTGCKYNIISSQLYKSQFRDCEQNRTQRRFTAYGQKEPLNCNGYFNATIKASDKTINTKVYVIEGNPESLLGRDSSFKLAILTQVNSVDQTSDQNELAPLLKEYDDVFQGLGKVTDFEHKITIDP from the coding sequence ATGAAGGTCCGCAGCTTGAGATCCAAACCTGCTAATTGGCTTGAAGACAGCTCAAGTGACGAGAGCGAACCAGTACTCTCCTTGAACAATGTTGACAGTTCCATTACGGTACAAATTAGTGGACAAAGGACCAAAATGATAGTCGACACTGGTTGTAAGTACAACATAATATCCTCACAGTTATATAAATCACAATTTAGGGATTGTGAACAGAATCGAACTCAAAGACGCTTCACTGCGTATGGACAGAAAGAACCgctaaattgtaatggttatttTAATGCCACCATCAAAGCCAGCGATAAGACTATCAATACTAAGGTTTACGTAATAGAGGGTAACCCGGAGTCATTACTGGGACGAGACTCTAGTTTCAAGCTAGCGATACTTACCCAAGTAAATTCAGTCGATCAGACCAGTGATCAAAACGAGCTGGCTCCTTTACTCAAGGAGTACGATGATGTTTTCCAAGGTTTGGGAAAGGTCACTGATTTTGAGCATAAAATTACCATTGACCCATAG
- the LOC138031663 gene encoding uncharacterized protein, with protein MTTPHIGDEDGIVAADPPNPAENPHQPEPAENPQPPDLAENLLQPEPAEIPRVMERSLPEPTEFNIDAADLYSEWKHWVSAFEIYAIASDLRKKEDAIQRTTMLHCLGPTVQRILKTLPGEHKSLEEVKTALSGYFAPKWNVVAERYKFRLRAQKADESIDTNLSKLRELKKSCNFGTLEVEMIRDQIVEKCSSRTFKEKLLQQDDLDLAKTIRIARSAETAVQEARLLSQGTKENPIHIDHEHASRGFPAKPFSCYRCGRPDGHTPDECGATKSTRNICKKVGHMQKVCRSKPKMAHPANRHKKRPAKKEKKLQT; from the coding sequence ATGACTACACCacacattggcgacgaggatgggatcGTAGCTGCAGATCCACCAAACCCGGCAGAAAATCCACACCAGCCAGAACCGGCAGAAAATCCACAACCGCCAGACCTGGCAGAAAATCTACTACAGCCAGAACCGGCAGAAATTCCACGAGTAATGGAACGGTCGTTGCCCGAACCCACGGAATTCAACATCGATGCAGCAGATCTGTACAGTGAATGGAAACACTGGGTGAGCGCGTTTGAAATTTATGCCATTGCCTCCGATCTAAGAAAGAAGGAAGATGCGATTCAGAGAACTACGATGCTGCACTGCCTTGGCCCCACAGTACAACGCATCCTCAAAACGCTCCCTGGAGAACACAAGTCCCTCGAAGAGGTGAAAACTGCCCTCAGTGGATACTTTGCACCAAAATGGAACGTTGTGGCAGAGCGTTACAAGTTCAGGTTGCGAGCGCAAAAGGCAGACGAGTCAATAGACACGAACCTGTCGAAGCTCCGAGAGCTGAAAAAATCATGCAACTTTGGCACTCTAGAGGTGGAGATGATCCGGGACCAAATCGTCGAGAAATGTTCCTCACGTACCTTCAAGGAGAAACTTCTTCAACAAGACGATCTGGATCTCGCAAAGACGATTAGAATTGCGCGAAGTGCAGAAACGGCCGTACAAGAAGCGCGATTGCTGTCACAAGGCACCAAAGAAAACCCGATCCATATCGACCACGAGCACGCTTCCCGCGGATTTCCAGCGAAACCGTTCAGTTGTTATAGATGTGGTCGACCCGACGGACACACTCCTGACGAATGCGGTGCAACCAAGTCCACAAGGAATATCTGCAAAAAAGTTGGACACATGCAAAAGGTTTGTCGCTCAAAGCCCAAGATGGCACATCCAGCAAACCGGCACAAAAAGAGGcctgcaaagaaagaaaagaaactccAAACATGA